The nucleotide sequence CGCGAATGGAAGCCAGGCAAATGGAGAAATATGACGAATGAAATTTACCACCGGCATAAATACGGATTTCACAGACTCGTTCTTTGAAAAAACATGGGCGGCAAAAATCGAAACAAGCCAAGTAATAATTGTAATCAGCGTTACTCGCAAACCGGAAATTAGCAAATCCCCCAAGAGATTCGGATATGAAAACCGCATACTACGAAATTGTTGTAATCCGATTCCCAATGACAAAATTAGAATCAGTAAAAAAATCAACAGCAAAAGGAAGCCGGAAATTTTATATTTATTTAATTTCATCATAAACTTCAGCGGGATTTGGAACTACGTCCACATATCCGAGTTTTAACATTTTTTCCATTACTTTCCTTTCAAACCTTTTATCTTGCTCGGATAAATTTATTTTGTATTCGGTAAATCGCAGAGATTTTTCAATAATTTCTTCTGGAAATCCGAATATTTTCATTGCAATTGTAATGGCTTTTTCTTTGTTTTTATTGAGTAATGTAACAGATAAGTTCATCTCTGAAATAAATTTCTCTATCTGCTCTCTTTTATTTCGAATAGCATATTCCGTTGCGGAAATATCACAGCAGGTATGAGAGGGGAAATCTTCTCCAAACCAATGGATTATTCTAAAATCATCAGAAAATTTGAAAATCGGGGGAACGTAAAAACTGAGGGCGTCAACAGCGTTGCTTTGAAGTGCAGCCGCCATTTCCATTGGGCTGCGGAAGTAAACAAGTTCCAGATTCAAATTATATTTTTCCGAAAACATCTCTGCAAA is from Candidatus Cloacimonadota bacterium and encodes:
- a CDS encoding transporter substrate-binding domain-containing protein, whose amino-acid sequence is MKKLFIIILICLNIFACTKRSDKLIVGLIKPSLNHFPFEFGIREGLIAEDEYDIKYFSAGWEVNEALVSGKIDLSIMPFTYTWTDVAKGKKVKIISFLERESDGIICKSNIQNIKELKSKKIGVLRASTLDVFAEMFSEKYNLNLELVYFRSPMEMAAALQSNAVDALSFYVPPIFKFSDDFRIIHWFGEDFPSHTCCDISATEYAIRNKREQIEKFISEMNLSVTLLNKNKEKAITIAMKIFGFPEEIIEKSLRFTEYKINLSEQDKRFERKVMEKMLKLGYVDVVPNPAEVYDEIK